A single genomic interval of Carassius auratus strain Wakin chromosome 30, ASM336829v1, whole genome shotgun sequence harbors:
- the mrpl41 gene encoding large ribosomal subunit protein mL41, whose protein sequence is MGVLSALTRGLMRGADRMAEFTSKRGPRTFYKSRGARPTGVLTSSRKFIPVQAMIPEFVVPNLEGFNLKPYVSYKTPAGTEPPMTPEMMFNEVVAPQIERDIEEGVFSEENLEKYGLEKTQERKLFKLHPRNLVR, encoded by the coding sequence ATGGGGGTGCTGTCAGCACTGACGCGAGGGCTCATGAGAGGCGCTGACAGAATGGCAGAGTTCACAAGCAAGCGTGGGCCCAGGACATTCTACAAGAGCAGAGGTGCGAGACCCACGGGAGTCCTCACCTCCAGCAGAAAGTTCATACCTGTACAGGCCATGATCCCAGAGTTTGTGGTGCCCAATCTGGAAGGATTTAACCTGAAACCATACGTTTCGTACAAGACCCCTGCAGGGACAGAGCCGCCTATGACTCCAGAGATGATGTTCAATGAGGTGGTGGCCCCACAGATCGAGAGAGACATCGAGGAAGGGGTTTTCAGTGAGGAGAATCTTGAGAAATATGGATTAGAGAAAACACAAGAGCGGAAGCTGTTCAAGCTGCATCCCAGGAACTTGGTTCGTTAA
- the dph7 gene encoding diphthine methyltransferase isoform X1 codes for MGWHSRTRTLQVFDTELSADTVEWCPIPQFSNVLACGTYQLQKGDEKETAENCPAPSRIGRVYLFDCNPQTSFIPPLTETQRIDTPAILDLKWCHVLISERPVLGMATASGEIQLYKLMESQQGTCGLENELSTGLGPDRLALSLDWSTGRGESSDVRVVSSDSSGSLTVLSLGEASLTAVCQWKAHDFEAWIAAFSYWDTQIVYSGGDDCKLKGWDLRMGSSSPTFTSKRHTMGVCSIHSNPHREHILATGSYDENVLLWDGRNMKHPLSETAVGGGVWRLKWHPTEEHLLLAACMHNDFHILHCQKAIEGQDAPCQVLASYILHNSLAYGADWSRLPLSNSTPPSPQEPPQTSIGLTESGGHLRIQYESPTASFDTSLEDDSGRYIPDQCSLPEKSSVPDPFTSPARDSQSLSCLMATCSFYDHMMHVWRWDWSPEDKQKPSEPVLSS; via the exons ATGGGTTGGCATTCTCGAACCCGAACCCTGCAGGTGTTTGACACGGAGTTAAGCGCTGATACCGTGGAGTGGTGTCCAATACCACAGTTCTCTAATGTTCTGGCATGTGGGACTTACCAACTCCAAAAAGGCGATGAGAAg GAAACCGCAGAGAACTGTCCTGCACCGAGCAGAATCGGTCGAGTTTATCTGTTCGACTGTAATCCGCAGACATCGTTCATCCCTCCACTGACTGAGACTCAGCGGATCGACACTCCTGCTATACTCGACCTCAAATG GTGTCACGTGCTGATATCAGAGCGGCCAGTGTTGGGGATGGCCACTGCTAGTGGAGAAATCCAGTTGTACAAGCTTATGGAATCTCAG CAGGGCACATGTGGTCTGGAGAACGAGTTGAGCACAGGGTTGGGTCCTGACAGACTGGCCTTGTCTTTAGACTGGTCCACAGGGAGAGGTGAGAG caGTGATGTGCGTGTGGTGTCCAGTGACTCGAGCGGCTCTCTCACAGTGCTGTCTCTTGGGGAAGCCAGTTTAACTGCTGTGTGTCAGTGGAAAGCTCATGACTTTGAAGCCTGGATCGCAGCATTTAGTTACTGGGATACACAGATTGTTTATTCCG GTGGTGATGACTGTAAACTGAAGGGCTGGGATCTGAGAATGGGTTCCTCTTCCCCTACTTTCACCAGCAAGAG ACACACTATGGGAGTATGCAGCATACACAGTAACCCCCATCGAGAGCACATACTAGCCACAGGAag CTATGATGAGAACGTGTTGCTCTGGGACGGGAGGAACATGAAGCACCCCTTGAGTGAGACTGCAGTGGGTGGAGGTGTGTGGAGACTCAAGTGGCACCCCACTGAAGAGCACCTGCTACTCGCTGCATGTATGCATAATGATTTCCATATCCTCCACTGCCAGAAAGCTATTG aGGGACAAGATGCACCGTGCCAAGTTTTGGCCTCCTATATTCTACACAACTCCTTGGCGTATGGAGCAGACTGGTCAAGACTCCCCCTAAGCAACTCCACACCCCCCTCTCCTCAAGAACCTCCCCAAACCAGCATTGGCCTCACAGAGTCTGGAGGTCATCTCAGGATCCAGTATGAATCGCCCACGGCCAGCTTTGACACCTCTCTGGAGGATGACTCGGGGCGGTACATACCTGACCAGTGTTCTTTACCAGAAAAAAGTTCCGTTCCAGACCCCTTCACCAGCCCTGCTAGAGACTCCCAGTCTCTGTCCTGCCTGATGGCTACCTGCTCCTTCTACGACCACATGATGCACGTGTGGAGATGGGACTGGAGCCCAGAAGACAAACAGAAGCCATCTGAACCCGTCCTCTCTTCCTGA
- the dph7 gene encoding diphthine methyltransferase isoform X2 has product MGWHSRTRTLQVFDTELSADTVEWCPIPQFSNVLACGTYQLQKGDEKETAENCPAPSRIGRVYLFDCNPQTSFIPPLTETQRIDTPAILDLKWCHVLISERPVLGMATASGEIQLYKLMESQQGTCGLENELSTGLGPDRLALSLDWSTGRGESDVRVVSSDSSGSLTVLSLGEASLTAVCQWKAHDFEAWIAAFSYWDTQIVYSGGDDCKLKGWDLRMGSSSPTFTSKRHTMGVCSIHSNPHREHILATGSYDENVLLWDGRNMKHPLSETAVGGGVWRLKWHPTEEHLLLAACMHNDFHILHCQKAIEGQDAPCQVLASYILHNSLAYGADWSRLPLSNSTPPSPQEPPQTSIGLTESGGHLRIQYESPTASFDTSLEDDSGRYIPDQCSLPEKSSVPDPFTSPARDSQSLSCLMATCSFYDHMMHVWRWDWSPEDKQKPSEPVLSS; this is encoded by the exons ATGGGTTGGCATTCTCGAACCCGAACCCTGCAGGTGTTTGACACGGAGTTAAGCGCTGATACCGTGGAGTGGTGTCCAATACCACAGTTCTCTAATGTTCTGGCATGTGGGACTTACCAACTCCAAAAAGGCGATGAGAAg GAAACCGCAGAGAACTGTCCTGCACCGAGCAGAATCGGTCGAGTTTATCTGTTCGACTGTAATCCGCAGACATCGTTCATCCCTCCACTGACTGAGACTCAGCGGATCGACACTCCTGCTATACTCGACCTCAAATG GTGTCACGTGCTGATATCAGAGCGGCCAGTGTTGGGGATGGCCACTGCTAGTGGAGAAATCCAGTTGTACAAGCTTATGGAATCTCAG CAGGGCACATGTGGTCTGGAGAACGAGTTGAGCACAGGGTTGGGTCCTGACAGACTGGCCTTGTCTTTAGACTGGTCCACAGGGAGAGGTGAGAG TGATGTGCGTGTGGTGTCCAGTGACTCGAGCGGCTCTCTCACAGTGCTGTCTCTTGGGGAAGCCAGTTTAACTGCTGTGTGTCAGTGGAAAGCTCATGACTTTGAAGCCTGGATCGCAGCATTTAGTTACTGGGATACACAGATTGTTTATTCCG GTGGTGATGACTGTAAACTGAAGGGCTGGGATCTGAGAATGGGTTCCTCTTCCCCTACTTTCACCAGCAAGAG ACACACTATGGGAGTATGCAGCATACACAGTAACCCCCATCGAGAGCACATACTAGCCACAGGAag CTATGATGAGAACGTGTTGCTCTGGGACGGGAGGAACATGAAGCACCCCTTGAGTGAGACTGCAGTGGGTGGAGGTGTGTGGAGACTCAAGTGGCACCCCACTGAAGAGCACCTGCTACTCGCTGCATGTATGCATAATGATTTCCATATCCTCCACTGCCAGAAAGCTATTG aGGGACAAGATGCACCGTGCCAAGTTTTGGCCTCCTATATTCTACACAACTCCTTGGCGTATGGAGCAGACTGGTCAAGACTCCCCCTAAGCAACTCCACACCCCCCTCTCCTCAAGAACCTCCCCAAACCAGCATTGGCCTCACAGAGTCTGGAGGTCATCTCAGGATCCAGTATGAATCGCCCACGGCCAGCTTTGACACCTCTCTGGAGGATGACTCGGGGCGGTACATACCTGACCAGTGTTCTTTACCAGAAAAAAGTTCCGTTCCAGACCCCTTCACCAGCCCTGCTAGAGACTCCCAGTCTCTGTCCTGCCTGATGGCTACCTGCTCCTTCTACGACCACATGATGCACGTGTGGAGATGGGACTGGAGCCCAGAAGACAAACAGAAGCCATCTGAACCCGTCCTCTCTTCCTGA
- the paxx gene encoding protein PAXX, giving the protein MSMEQNSESKSVLCTLMDKNDQSKYVFFTQKRSAGDINIGFTNGEDVWKTHLSEEILSQLFKKFSLKSTEDYTFKLKCACKAGRAFVKLQEDSAVLHLGSEPTDLSLSLSKLKDSEGRTEVKELLFNMADSLQQLESQGSSSSFSPVKSPQKWSAEFEPRKHKGPVVAVKKRLPGDSLINPGTKRKKAATGVAFDDEDND; this is encoded by the exons ATGAGTATGGAACAAAACTCCGAGTCAAAATCTGTCCTTTGCACATTGATGGATAAAAACGATCAATCCAAATATGTGTTTTTTACACAAAAACGTTCAGCAGGTGACATAAACATAGG ATTTACCAATGGTGAAGATGTTTGGAAAACACATCTTTCAGAGGAGATTCTGTCTCAGCTC TTTAAGAAATTTTCCTTGAAGTCCACAGAGGATTATACCTTCAAACTGAA ATGTGCGTGTAAAGCTGGCAGAGCCTTTGTGAAGCTGCAGGAGGACAGTGCTGTGCTGCATTTAGGATCGGAGCCCACAGACCTCAGTCTGTCCCTGTCCAAACTCAAAGACTCCGAGGGAAGGACAGAAGTCAAGGAACTGCTTTTTAATATGGCAGACAGCCTGCAACAGCTAGAAAGTCAAG GTTCTTCATCCTCATTTAGTCCAGTCAAGAGTCCTCAGAAATGGAGTGCTG AATTTGAACCTAGGAAACATAAGGGTCCAGTAGTAGCAGTCAAAAAACGTCTTCCTGGAGATTCTCTCATCAACCCAGGAACAAAAAG AAAGAAAGCTGCAACAGGTGTGGCCTTTGACGACGAAGACAATGATTGA